A stretch of Anoplopoma fimbria isolate UVic2021 breed Golden Eagle Sablefish chromosome 4, Afim_UVic_2022, whole genome shotgun sequence DNA encodes these proteins:
- the cfl1 gene encoding cofilin-1, protein MASGVKVTEEVIAVFNDMKVRKAQANEDEKRKRKKAILFCMSKDLKNIVLDDGKEILLGDLGTTVQDPYQHFVKMLPPDDCRYALYDATYETKETKKEDLVFIFWAPDSAPLKSKMIYASSKDAIKRKFEGIKHEWQVNGLEDLKDRHTLAEKLGGSSVVSLEGAPI, encoded by the exons ATG GCCTCCGGTGTGAAAGTCACAGAGGAAGTTATCGCAGTCTTCAATGACATGAAGGTGCGTAAGGCTCAGGCGAATGAGgatgagaagaggaagagaaagaaggcCATCCTGTTCTGCATGAGCAAGGACCTCAAGAACATTGTCCTGGATGACGGCAAAGAGATCCTTCTGGGTGACTTGGGAACCACCGTCCAGGACCCATACCAGCACTTTGTGAAGATGCTGCCCCCAGACGACTGTCGCTACGCTCTGTATGACGCCACCTATGAgaccaaagaaacaaagaaggaGGACTTGGTCTTTATCTTCTG GGCTCCAGACAGCGCCCCCTTGAAGAGCAAGATGATCTATGCCAGCTCAAAAGACGCCATCAAGAGAAAATTCGAAG gtaTTAAGCACGAGTGGCAGGTGAATGGTTTGGAAGACCTTAAAGACCGGCACACCCTGGCAGAAAAGCTTGGCGGCTCATCAGTAGTCAGCCTGGAAGGAGCCCCTATATAA